One genomic window of Azospirillum sp. TSH100 includes the following:
- the gltB gene encoding glutamate synthase large subunit gives MTAEFNQGELNQGEQFVADFRANAAALTTAHAYNPADEHDACGVGFIAAIDGKPRRSVVEKGIEALKAVWHRGAVDADGKTGDGAGIHVQVPQKFFKDHVKIIGHLPPENNLAVGQVFLPRISLDAQEACRCIVETEILAFGYYIYGWRQVPINVDIIGEKANATRPEIEQIIIGNAKGVSDEQFELDLYIIRRRIEKAVQNERINDFYICSLSARSIIYKGMFLAEQLSTFYPDLTDDRFESSFAIYHQRYSTNTFPTWPLAQPFRMLAHNGEINTLKGNVNWMKAHETRMEHPVFGASMGDLKPVIGVGLSDSGALDSVFEVMVRAGRSAPMVKMMLVPQALTSSQTTPDNHKALIAYCNSVMEPWDGPAALAMTDGRWVVGGMDRNGLRPMRYTITTDGLIIGGSETGMVKIEENQVVEKGRLGPGEMIAVDLQAGKLFNDRELKDHLAAQKPWGQWVKNTTHLDELVKTAALKGEVSEMEKEELRRRQMAFGLAMEDMELILHPMAEDGKEAVGSMGDDSPIAVLSDKYRGLHHFFRQNFSQVTNPPIDSLRERRVMSLKTRLGNLGNILDEDESQTRLLQLDSPVLTTAEFRAMRAYMGETAAEIDATFPVDGGPDALRDALRRIRQEAEDAVRGGANHVILTDEAMGSDRAAIPAILATGAVHTHLIRSNLRTFTSLNLRTAECLDTHYFAVLIGVGATTVNAYLAQEAVAERQRRGLLGSLSLEKAMTNYKKAIDDGLLKIMSKMGISVISSYRGGGNFEAIGLSRALVAEHFPAMVSRISGIGLNGIQKKVLEQHALAYAGEALPLPVGGFYRFRKSGDRHGWEGGIIHTLQQAVTNDSYTTFKKYSEQVNKRPPMQLRDLLEFRTTKAAVPVDEVESITSIRKRFITPGMSMGALSPEAHGTLNVAMNRIGAKSDSGEGGEDPARFRPDKNGDNWNSAIKQVASGRFGVTAEYLNQCRELEIKVAQGAKPGEGGQLPGFKVTEMIARLRHSTPGVMLISPPPHHDIYSIEDLAQLIYDLKQINPDAKVTVKLVSRSGIGTIAAGVAKANADIILISGNSGGTGASPQTSIKFAGLPWEMGLSEVHQVLTLNKLRHRVRLRTDGGLKTGRDIVIAAMLGAEEFGIGTASLIAMGCIMVRQCHSNTCPVGVCVQDEKLREKFVGSPEKVVNLFTFLAEEVREILAKLGFRSLTEVIGRTDLLHQVSRGGAHLDDLDLNPLLAQVDPGENARYCTLQGRNEVPDTLDARIVADARPLFEEGEKMQLAYNARNTQRAIGTRLSSMVTRKFGMFGLQPGHITVRLRGTAGQSLGAFAVQGIKLEVMGDANDYVGKGLSGGTIVVRPATSSPLESNRNTIIGNTVLYGATAGKLFAAGQAGERFAVRNSGATVVVEGCGSNGCEYMTGGTAVILGKVGDNFAAGMTGGMAYLYDPEDSLPLHINEESVIFQRIEVPHYEAQLRALIEEHVAETQSRFAAEILNDWERELGHFWQVVPKEMLHRLAVPVTLPRAIPAE, from the coding sequence ATGACCGCCGAGTTTAACCAGGGCGAGTTGAACCAGGGTGAGCAGTTCGTCGCCGATTTCCGCGCCAACGCCGCGGCGCTGACCACTGCCCACGCCTACAATCCGGCCGACGAGCACGACGCCTGCGGCGTCGGCTTCATCGCCGCGATCGACGGCAAGCCCCGCCGCTCGGTGGTCGAAAAAGGCATCGAAGCCCTGAAGGCGGTCTGGCACCGTGGTGCGGTGGACGCCGACGGCAAGACCGGCGACGGCGCCGGCATCCATGTCCAGGTGCCGCAGAAGTTCTTCAAGGACCACGTCAAGATCATCGGCCACCTGCCGCCGGAGAACAATCTGGCGGTCGGTCAGGTCTTCCTGCCGCGCATCAGCCTGGACGCCCAGGAGGCCTGCCGCTGCATCGTCGAGACCGAGATCCTGGCCTTCGGCTACTACATCTACGGCTGGCGCCAGGTGCCGATCAACGTCGACATCATCGGCGAGAAGGCCAACGCCACCCGGCCCGAGATCGAGCAGATCATCATCGGCAATGCCAAGGGCGTGTCGGACGAGCAGTTCGAACTCGACCTCTACATCATCCGCCGCCGGATCGAGAAGGCGGTGCAGAACGAGCGCATCAACGACTTCTACATCTGCTCGCTGTCGGCGCGCTCGATCATCTACAAGGGCATGTTCCTCGCCGAACAGCTGTCCACCTTCTATCCGGACCTGACCGACGACCGTTTCGAGTCGTCCTTCGCCATCTACCACCAGCGCTATTCGACCAACACCTTCCCGACCTGGCCGCTGGCCCAGCCCTTCCGCATGCTCGCCCACAACGGCGAGATCAACACGCTGAAGGGCAACGTCAACTGGATGAAGGCGCACGAGACCCGGATGGAGCATCCGGTGTTCGGCGCCAGCATGGGCGACCTGAAGCCGGTCATCGGCGTCGGCCTGTCCGACTCGGGCGCGCTCGACAGCGTGTTCGAGGTGATGGTCCGCGCCGGCCGCAGCGCGCCGATGGTCAAGATGATGCTGGTGCCGCAGGCGCTGACCAGCTCGCAGACCACGCCGGACAACCACAAGGCGCTGATCGCCTACTGCAACTCCGTCATGGAGCCGTGGGACGGCCCGGCCGCGCTCGCCATGACCGACGGCCGCTGGGTCGTCGGCGGCATGGACCGCAACGGCCTGCGCCCGATGCGCTACACCATCACCACCGACGGCCTGATCATCGGCGGTTCCGAGACCGGCATGGTCAAGATCGAGGAGAACCAGGTGGTCGAGAAGGGCCGCCTCGGCCCGGGCGAGATGATCGCCGTCGATCTCCAGGCCGGCAAGCTGTTCAACGACCGTGAGCTGAAGGACCATCTGGCCGCCCAGAAGCCCTGGGGCCAGTGGGTCAAGAACACCACGCATCTGGACGAGCTGGTCAAGACCGCCGCGCTGAAGGGCGAGGTGTCGGAGATGGAAAAGGAGGAGCTGCGCCGTCGCCAGATGGCCTTCGGCCTCGCCATGGAAGACATGGAGCTGATCCTCCACCCGATGGCGGAGGACGGCAAGGAAGCCGTCGGCTCGATGGGCGACGACAGCCCGATCGCCGTGCTGTCGGACAAGTACCGCGGCCTGCACCACTTCTTCCGCCAGAACTTCTCCCAGGTCACCAATCCGCCCATCGACAGCTTGCGCGAGCGCCGGGTGATGAGCCTGAAGACGCGGCTGGGCAACCTCGGCAACATCCTGGACGAGGATGAGAGCCAGACCCGGCTGCTGCAACTCGACAGCCCGGTGCTGACCACCGCCGAATTCCGCGCCATGCGCGCCTATATGGGCGAGACGGCGGCGGAGATCGATGCGACCTTCCCGGTCGACGGCGGCCCCGACGCGCTACGCGACGCCCTGCGCCGCATCCGCCAGGAGGCGGAGGACGCCGTGCGCGGCGGCGCCAACCACGTCATCCTGACCGACGAGGCGATGGGTTCCGACCGCGCCGCCATCCCGGCCATCCTGGCGACCGGCGCGGTCCACACCCACCTGATCCGCTCCAACCTGCGCACCTTCACCTCGCTGAACCTGCGCACGGCGGAATGCCTGGACACCCATTACTTCGCGGTGCTGATCGGCGTCGGCGCCACCACCGTCAACGCCTATCTCGCCCAGGAGGCGGTGGCCGAGCGTCAGCGCCGCGGCCTGCTCGGTTCGCTGTCGCTGGAAAAGGCGATGACGAACTACAAGAAGGCCATCGACGACGGCCTGCTGAAGATCATGTCCAAGATGGGCATCTCGGTCATCAGCAGCTACCGCGGCGGCGGCAACTTCGAGGCCATCGGCCTCAGCCGCGCCCTGGTTGCGGAGCATTTCCCGGCGATGGTCAGCCGCATCTCCGGCATCGGCCTGAACGGCATCCAGAAGAAGGTCCTGGAGCAGCACGCGCTCGCCTATGCCGGCGAGGCGCTGCCCCTGCCGGTCGGCGGCTTCTACCGCTTCCGCAAGTCGGGCGACCGCCATGGCTGGGAGGGTGGGATCATCCACACCCTGCAGCAGGCCGTCACCAACGACAGCTACACCACCTTCAAGAAGTATTCGGAGCAGGTGAACAAGCGGCCGCCGATGCAGCTGCGCGACCTCTTGGAGTTCCGCACCACCAAGGCCGCCGTTCCGGTGGACGAGGTCGAGAGCATCACCTCCATCCGCAAGCGCTTCATCACGCCGGGCATGTCGATGGGCGCCCTGTCGCCCGAGGCGCACGGCACGCTGAACGTCGCGATGAACCGCATCGGCGCCAAGTCCGACTCGGGCGAGGGCGGCGAGGATCCGGCGCGCTTCCGCCCCGACAAGAACGGCGACAACTGGAACTCCGCCATCAAGCAGGTGGCGTCGGGCCGCTTCGGCGTCACCGCCGAGTACCTGAACCAGTGCCGCGAGCTGGAGATCAAGGTCGCCCAGGGCGCCAAGCCCGGCGAGGGCGGGCAGCTGCCCGGCTTCAAGGTGACGGAGATGATCGCGCGGCTGCGTCACTCGACGCCGGGCGTCATGCTGATCAGCCCGCCGCCGCACCACGACATCTACTCGATCGAGGATCTGGCGCAGCTCATCTATGACCTGAAGCAGATCAACCCGGACGCCAAGGTCACGGTGAAGCTGGTCAGCCGGTCGGGCATCGGCACCATCGCCGCCGGCGTGGCGAAGGCGAATGCCGACATCATCCTGATCTCCGGCAACTCCGGCGGCACCGGCGCCTCGCCGCAGACCTCGATCAAGTTCGCCGGCCTGCCCTGGGAGATGGGCCTGTCGGAGGTGCATCAGGTCCTGACGCTGAACAAGCTGCGCCACCGCGTGCGGCTGCGCACCGACGGCGGCCTGAAGACCGGCCGCGACATCGTCATCGCCGCCATGCTGGGCGCGGAAGAGTTCGGCATCGGCACCGCCAGCCTGATCGCCATGGGCTGCATCATGGTCCGGCAGTGCCATTCCAACACCTGCCCGGTCGGTGTCTGCGTCCAGGACGAGAAGCTGCGCGAGAAGTTCGTCGGCTCGCCGGAGAAGGTCGTCAACCTCTTCACCTTCCTGGCCGAGGAGGTCCGCGAGATCCTCGCCAAGCTGGGCTTCCGCTCGCTGACCGAGGTGATCGGCCGTACCGACCTGCTGCATCAGGTCAGCCGCGGCGGCGCCCATCTCGACGACCTCGACCTCAACCCGCTGCTGGCCCAGGTCGATCCCGGCGAGAACGCACGCTACTGCACGCTCCAGGGCCGCAACGAGGTGCCGGACACGCTGGACGCCCGCATCGTCGCCGACGCCCGCCCGCTGTTCGAGGAAGGCGAGAAGATGCAGCTCGCCTACAACGCCCGCAACACGCAGCGCGCCATCGGCACGCGGCTGTCCTCGATGGTGACGCGGAAGTTCGGGATGTTCGGGCTCCAGCCCGGCCACATCACCGTCCGCCTGCGCGGCACCGCCGGCCAGTCCTTGGGCGCCTTCGCGGTCCAGGGCATCAAGCTGGAGGTGATGGGCGACGCCAACGACTATGTCGGCAAGGGCCTGTCGGGCGGTACCATTGTCGTCCGTCCGGCGACCAGCAGCCCGCTGGAGTCGAACCGGAACACCATCATCGGCAACACGGTGCTGTACGGCGCCACCGCCGGCAAGCTGTTCGCCGCCGGCCAGGCCGGCGAGCGGTTCGCGGTGCGCAACTCCGGCGCCACCGTGGTGGTGGAGGGCTGCGGCTCCAACGGCTGCGAGTACATGACGGGCGGCACGGCCGTCATCCTGGGCAAGGTCGGCGACAACTTCGCCGCCGGCATGACCGGGGGCATGGCCTACCTGTACGACCCGGAAGACTCGCTGCCGCTCCACATCAACGAGGAAAGCGTCATCTTCCAGCGGATCGAGGTGCCCCACTACGAGGCACAGCTCCGCGCCCTGATCGAGGAGCATGTCGCCGAGACGCAGAGCCGTTTCGCCGCCGAGATCCTCAACGACTGGGAGCGTGAACTCGGCCACTTCTGGCAGGTGGTTCCGAAGGAGATGCTGCACCGTCTGGCCGTGCCGGTGACCCTGCCGCGCGCCATTCCGGCGGAGTAA